GACGTGTTCAGTTACCTACGGATCGCACGGAGCCTCCAGTGGCAAGTGGTCATGCGGGTGGCCCAAAACCGCTGCGTTGAAACCAATGAAGGTTCACAGCGTCTTATGGAGTGGATGCGGGCAAAACCACCGGTCACGACCACACTGCTGAAGTATCGAGACCCCAAAACCCACGTCGTCACGCCTGTTCAGCTCGGTATCGCCTTTGACACCTGCCAACTGTGTGCGCCCAGAAATGGCCCTGAGCGGGGGTTCCCCGCTCAACGGGTATGGTGCGTTCGTGCCTTTGACCTCGCAACTTCGGGCGATGCCGTGGAGTGGCTTCTGGTCAGCACGCTTCCGTGCCTCACGGTGGAAGCTGCTCTGGAGCGCCTCTCCTGGTATTCGTTACGCTGGAACATCGAGGAATATCACAAATGCCTCAAATCAGGCTGCCGAATGGAAGCCCGGCAACTCCGTTCTGGGAAGCGTCTTCACAGGTTGCTGGGCTTCCTCGCCATCGTCGCTGTGCGTTTATTGTGGCTCCGGAATGCTTCACGTGAAGATGGGGATCAACTGGCTCGCCAGTTGATCCCTGAACCACTCTGCCGAGTAGTCGCCTATCGACTTCATCAACCTGCAACATCCCTAACCTTACGTGTCTTTTGGCGTGCTGTAGCAAATTTAGGAGGGTTTCTGGCACGTAAGAGTGACGGAGAACCAGGTTGGCAGACGTTGTGGAGAGGTTGGATGCGATTGCTTGATCTTACCTGGTGCCCCCCTGCCCCCTCACCCTAATTTGTGGGTAACGATGAGGCTTCAGAAGCCTGGGGTGGCGTTGGGCAAGTCGGGCCACCGGGCCTGGAGATGGGCGGCCAGATGCGAATAGATCTGGCCGTGGTTGGTGGCGTACCGTACCGGAGGTACCCCTGGTGCCGGTGGCAGCCACAGATGTTCACCGACCACGGCAGCATGCAACCGACCGGTTCCAAGGGAAGGAATGGGATCACCGGCCAGCGAGTAACTGCGAATCAGCTGGATGATGGCTGCTGAATCGGCCAGTCGTCCGGTTTCCTCCAGCACGTCACGGCCCAGGGCGGTAGGGCTGAAGGCCAGAACTGGCAGATTGTTCATCAGTCCAGCGTACTGAGCCAGCCCGCCTCCGAGCGAAT
The Deinococcus psychrotolerans genome window above contains:
- a CDS encoding IS4 family transposase is translated as MDTNWLDARQWAEEQWSSLDLGDRRRTKRAVSLGAALARFPEGSLPQQCGCWSDVKAAYRLLDEERLSHELLSAVHWQHTRRAAQSALPVLFIQDTTELDFSPHVATTGLGHIGDTRGRGFLMHSALAVTPTSSGASVLGLAWQHVWTRTERHKGHETRTERAGRHTEYDVWADTVQAIGGVPPGCTWISVGDRGSDVFSYLRIARSLQWQVVMRVAQNRCVETNEGSQRLMEWMRAKPPVTTTLLKYRDPKTHVVTPVQLGIAFDTCQLCAPRNGPERGFPAQRVWCVRAFDLATSGDAVEWLLVSTLPCLTVEAALERLSWYSLRWNIEEYHKCLKSGCRMEARQLRSGKRLHRLLGFLAIVAVRLLWLRNASREDGDQLARQLIPEPLCRVVAYRLHQPATSLTLRVFWRAVANLGGFLARKSDGEPGWQTLWRGWMRLLDLTWCPPAPSP